ACGCCTCTACCCCGAAAATTAATACGAGCCAAGGAGTAGGCAGCCGTCGTATTAACAAACAAGTTACCAATCAAAATACCGAACGTTACGATGATCGAGTTCTTATACCAGATCAATATATCGGAGGTTTCGAAGATGTCCCTGTAGTTTTCAAATGTCCACTGGCTTGGCAGCACAAGATGCCCGATGTCTGCTTTGGACAAAAGCGAAGTATAGATGGCATAACCAAACGGCACGACGAAGAATATGGAGAATGCGAACAGTAGTACATAGCGTAAAATTTGAGTTTTCCGGTTAAGCATCATCTAAATCTCCTCCTTAAGAAAGCGTTTTTGAAGCATAGACAGCGCAATAATAAGGGCGAAAATAATAAATGCTGCAGCACTACCGTAACCGGAACGGTTGAAGCTGAATGCCTGGCTGTAGAAATAAGTTACGATCGTGCTCGTTGCACCGGCCGGACTTCCGAGCGAGCCGTTTCTCGCCAAGGCATAAGGCTGGTCAAACAGTTGCATGACGTTAATAATCCCGGACATTATGACAAGGAAGGTCACTGGTTTCAACATAGGAACCGTAAGCTTCCAGAACTGCTGCCATCCATTTGCTCCGTCCACACGACCCGCTTCATAAATATCGTTTGGAATGGTTTGCAAGCCACCCAAGTACACTACCATGTAGAATCCTACATACGTCCAAACGGTAAGGATCATTAAAAATGGAAGTGCATACTTGACGTTGGCGTACCATGAAACGTCGGGGAAACCAAACCAGGTCAGTAACTGGGTTGCAATTCCGTCATTTTGCATGAACAAATACATAAATACAGTCGTCACCGCAATGGTTGAGGTAATATATGGCATGTAATACAGTGTGCGGAACACACCCTTAAGGTGCATC
The window above is part of the Paenibacillus sp. FSL K6-0276 genome. Proteins encoded here:
- a CDS encoding sugar ABC transporter permease encodes the protein MKPNLETNLSQHKSKRGFGTRLSELGSSSTFVGYLFVAPILILMGIWFYYPLVQSFIYSFKDISFLNPDAAKFIGFGNYVEIVQDKDFWTALSHSLLLTVVAVPLQAIIALVIAVNLNKVMHLKGVFRTLYYMPYITSTIAVTTVFMYLFMQNDGIATQLLTWFGFPDVSWYANVKYALPFLMILTVWTYVGFYMVVYLGGLQTIPNDIYEAGRVDGANGWQQFWKLTVPMLKPVTFLVIMSGIINVMQLFDQPYALARNGSLGSPAGATSTIVTYFYSQAFSFNRSGYGSAAAFIIFALIIALSMLQKRFLKEEI